The sequence CTGATCCACCAGGGGCATTATCCGTATTCTTGTACAATGTTGCAGCATACCGCAATCCTGCTTCTGCCAAATAATAGGCATTCTGGTTGCTGTTGTGAGACACGATGTTGAACATGCCCGTGGAATTCAGGGAAACCACTGCGGCTCCCAAAGCCCCAATGAGCACCATGGCGACAATAAGGACCACAAGGATCGAACCGCGATTTCTGGCAGGGCGGACACAAGCATCCAAGGGAAAAAATATTTGATGAATTTCGTGTTCGGTATGCATATATTCTCCTCAACAGCCCTGTCTGGCATTCTAGAGATTGGGCAATACCGCGTTAGCGCGATGGTTATTACGCACGTCGATCAAGGATACGTACTCCACATCAGATCCGTCTGGCCGGGCTAGAATCAAGGTCATCTCGATGAACGCAAGGTCATTGATACTATCACTAACCACCCAATTGGACTCGTCTTCTTTCTTATACGACAAAAACTTTTTACCTGAATAATCTCCCAATCCATCAATAAGCAAACGATCAGGCGTGCCTTTTTCTTTGAGAACAATGGTGCTCTCCGTCCTAATCAATCGGTATTCCTGATCCCCATCACCTCGGGTGGATATATAGTGGAGGCGGTTTTTCGCGGCTCTGGAAATCGATTCCAAAAATCCCAATTCCAGGGCTATGCGTGTTGAGGCAAGCTGGGCCTTTTCCGTCAAAGTCACCGTATCCCGGCTGAACATATACGACTCCACGGTCTGAACCAATCCCATACCTGCAAAGGCGGTGATAATCGCCACCAACAGCAGAGAGACAATGATCTCGATCAGGGTGAATCCGTGTTGCTTGTGGTTCATGAAAACTCCACGCTGTAGGCTCTTTATTCCATGCTATTCAACAAAAACAGAACTCAGGGATTGACCGTTTTTTTCCAGGGTAACCAGCAGAATGGAATTGGAACCCTGGCTTTGACTTATATTCGAGGCCACATAATTTTTCCCCCCGGATGATGTAAACGAAATGAAACCCGTCTTGGAGGAAGAAACATAGGGGCTGATTTCAGTATCCGTATCAATAAAACTTTTGAGAAGTCCCAAATTAAACTCATCCGCCTTGGTATTTTCGAGCAACGTCCTGTATTCCGTGGTAATACGTTCCATGGCTGCATGCAGATCTGTCTGGGTATTGAAACGGATCGCCGGACGAACTGCATTCAAGGAACTCGTACGCACAAACTGGACCATCATGACACCAAGAATAGACCCCACAATGCAGACAAGGATGACCTCCAAAAGGGTAAAACCGTGTGCTGAGTGATTATTCATAGTACACCTACACCATTAACATCATTGACTGATTGAAAGGTTGCATCGGTATGGTATGTATCAGGGAACATACCCCGTAAAAGAAACAATAGATATGGTGGCATTTTTCCCATTAGACGCAATAATGGTAATGATGGCATTATCATCCCGAGGTTGACCTGTCTCATCCAAGGGACACCCCGT comes from Desulfoplanes formicivorans and encodes:
- a CDS encoding prepilin-type N-terminal cleavage/methylation domain-containing protein — protein: MNHKQHGFTLIEIIVSLLLVAIITAFAGMGLVQTVESYMFSRDTVTLTEKAQLASTRIALELGFLESISRAAKNRLHYISTRGDGDQEYRLIRTESTIVLKEKGTPDRLLIDGLGDYSGKKFLSYKKEDESNWVVSDSINDLAFIEMTLILARPDGSDVEYVSLIDVRNNHRANAVLPNL
- a CDS encoding PulJ/GspJ family protein, whose translation is MNNHSAHGFTLLEVILVCIVGSILGVMMVQFVRTSSLNAVRPAIRFNTQTDLHAAMERITTEYRTLLENTKADEFNLGLLKSFIDTDTEISPYVSSSKTGFISFTSSGGKNYVASNISQSQGSNSILLVTLEKNGQSLSSVFVE